A region of Frederiksenia canicola DNA encodes the following proteins:
- a CDS encoding zf-HC2 domain-containing protein — MTTTKKHKCKDITELISLQQEQPLAFKQKLAMQVHLMICPYCRAFRRNNEQMRKLMQQFKEKSE, encoded by the coding sequence ATGACAACTACAAAAAAACACAAATGCAAAGACATCACCGAACTTATTTCCCTGCAACAAGAACAGCCTTTGGCGTTTAAGCAAAAGCTGGCAATGCAAGTCCATTTAATGATTTGCCCTTATTGCCGTGCATTTAGACGCAATAACGAACAAATGCGAAAACTGATGCAACAATTTAAGGAGAAGAGCGAGTAA
- the lptM gene encoding LPS translocon maturation chaperone LptM, producing the protein MKKFILLALVASFALTACGVKGPLYFPEKAEQQAPH; encoded by the coding sequence ATGAAAAAATTCATTTTACTTGCCCTTGTGGCAAGTTTTGCCTTAACCGCTTGCGGCGTGAAAGGTCCACTTTATTTTCCAGAAAAGGCGGAGCAACAAGCACCACACTGA
- the lysA gene encoding diaminopimelate decarboxylase produces the protein MDHFNYKNQQLFAEDVAVADIIAQHGTPAYIYSRATLERHWHAFNNAFGDHPHLICFAVKSNSNIALLNVMARLGSGFDIVSQGELERVIAAGGEPSKVVFSGVAKSHAEIARALEVGIHCFNVESLSELKRINHVAGEMDKVAPISLRVNPDVDAHTHPYISTGLKENKFGVSVSQAREVYRFAKTLPNVKIVGMDCHIGSQLTELQPFLDATDRLIVLMEQLKQDGIELHHLDLGGGLGVPYTSETPPHPTEYTAALLAKLRDYPELEIILEPGRAITANAGILVTKVEYLKQNEDRNFAIVDTGMNDMIRPALYEAYMRIIEVDQSISREKAVYDVVGPICETSDFLGKQRELAIAEGDLIAMRSAGAYGATMSSTYNSRPQAAEIMVDGSQFHLIKQRATFADLWRLEKLLPA, from the coding sequence ATGGATCATTTTAACTATAAAAATCAGCAACTTTTCGCAGAAGATGTGGCGGTTGCCGACATCATCGCACAGCACGGTACTCCAGCCTATATTTACTCACGTGCTACCCTCGAACGCCACTGGCACGCATTCAACAACGCCTTTGGCGACCACCCACATTTGATCTGCTTTGCGGTGAAATCCAACTCAAATATTGCCCTATTAAACGTGATGGCAAGACTCGGATCGGGGTTTGACATCGTTTCTCAAGGGGAGTTAGAACGAGTGATTGCCGCAGGCGGTGAGCCATCTAAAGTGGTTTTTTCGGGCGTGGCAAAATCTCATGCAGAAATCGCACGGGCGTTGGAAGTTGGCATTCACTGCTTCAATGTAGAGTCGCTGTCGGAGCTGAAACGGATCAATCACGTGGCGGGGGAAATGGATAAAGTCGCCCCGATTTCACTGCGAGTCAATCCTGACGTGGACGCCCATACCCACCCGTACATTTCCACGGGGCTGAAAGAGAACAAATTCGGCGTGAGTGTCAGCCAAGCCCGTGAAGTTTATCGCTTCGCTAAAACCTTGCCAAATGTGAAAATTGTAGGAATGGATTGCCATATCGGTTCACAACTGACCGAATTACAGCCGTTTTTAGATGCCACAGACCGTTTAATCGTGCTAATGGAGCAACTCAAACAGGACGGTATTGAGCTGCATCATCTCGATCTTGGCGGCGGCTTGGGGGTGCCATATACCTCTGAAACTCCACCGCATCCAACGGAATATACGGCAGCCCTGCTCGCAAAATTGCGTGATTATCCAGAGCTAGAAATTATCTTAGAACCTGGGCGGGCAATCACGGCTAATGCAGGCATTTTGGTGACTAAAGTGGAATATCTCAAACAGAACGAAGACCGCAATTTTGCGATTGTCGATACGGGAATGAACGATATGATCCGCCCTGCGTTGTACGAAGCCTACATGCGAATTATTGAAGTAGATCAGTCAATTAGCCGTGAAAAAGCTGTTTACGATGTGGTTGGTCCGATTTGTGAAACTTCGGATTTCCTCGGCAAACAGCGAGAGTTGGCGATTGCTGAAGGGGATTTGATCGCCATGCGTTCAGCTGGGGCTTACGGTGCCACCATGTCGTCCACCTACAACTCCCGCCCACAGGCTGCTGAAATTATGGTTGATGGCTCACAGTTCCATCTG